The following proteins are co-located in the Vigna angularis cultivar LongXiaoDou No.4 chromosome 2, ASM1680809v1, whole genome shotgun sequence genome:
- the LOC108329242 gene encoding trihelix transcription factor PTL: MEDHHHHHHQHHEQQQQQQQQYAITDLRQLMNGPRSTHFPSMPPQPKAELFPGGHPNLAASQHFEMMMFGRQVADIMPRCLHDFASTDSATNNNNTSIAAATPTTTTSASTPPLSCLEGETAGCIGGDASTGRWPRQETLTLLEIRSRLDSKFKEANQKGPLWDEVSRIMSEEHGYQRSGKKCREKFENLYKYYKKTKEGKAGRQDGKHYRFFRQLEALYGENSNQTSVPETNFGSGSLRFHSNSHNPSQTNQEMFHSQKHCDSLSLTNTTDLDTSSSDDNDQNSTGGLKDNDSTEKRRKRLSGRSWKVKIKDFIDSQMRKLVDKQEEWLDKLTKTLEQKEKERVLREEEWRRQEAVRLEREHKFWAKERAWIEARDAALMEALQKLTGNEMIKSTQSPEGVMVTGIQNHSENLNEDGSEILNSTTARGAESWPESEITRLQQLRAEMETRYMQSGCSEEFMWEEIATKMACFGYERSALVFKEKWESTSNYARNAKDGNKKRKEDSRGCFYFDNSEQSSLYNQGGAYCDINDQRHERRLQNDGSSPSNSNVGNAVAGDHCFPFLMTESANLWENYSLKVSKASQNQ; this comes from the exons ATGGAggaccatcatcatcatcatcatcaacaccatgaacagcagcagcagcagcagcaacagtATGCCATCACTGATCTCAGACAACTCATGAACGGCCCGAGGTCCACCCATTTCCCCTCCATGCCGCCGCAGCCCAAGGCGGAGCTGTTCCCCGGCGGCCACCCCAACCTGGCCGCCTCGCAGCACTTCGAGATGATGATGTTTGGTCGTCAAGTGGCCGACATAATGCCTCGGTGTCTTCATGACTTTGCATCTACCGATTCCGCCACGAATAATAACAACACGAGCATCGCTGCTGCCACTCCCACCACCACCACTAGTGCCTCCACTCCTCCGCTTAGTTGCTTAGAGGGTGAGACCGCAGGATGCATCGGTGGAGATGCCTCCACTGGAAGATGGCCCAGACAAGAGACACTCACTCTTCTTGAGATCAGATCTCGCCTCGACTCTAAATTCAAAGAGGCTAATCAAAAGGGTCCCCTATGGGATGAAGTTTCTAG GATCATGTCTGAAGAACATGGATATCAAAGGAGCGGGAAGAAGTGCCGGGAGAAGTTTGAGAACCTCTACAAATATTACAAGAAGACAAAGGAGGGAAAAGCTGGAAGACAGGATGGGAAACATTACAGGTTCTTTCGTCAACTTGAAGCCTTATATGGTGAAAACAGTAACCAAACCTCGGTACCAGAAACCAATTTTGGTAGTGGCAGCCTTCGTTTCCACTCAAACAGCCACAACCCTTCTcaaacaaatcaagaaatgtTTCACTCCCAAAAGCATTGCGATAGCCTAAGTCTCACCAACACCACTGATTTGGACACGTCATCATCGGATGACAACGATCAGAATAGCACTGGGGGACTCAAGGACAACGACTCCACGGAGAAGAGGAGAAAGAGGTTGAGCGGAAGAAGCTGGAAGGTGAAGATAAAAGACTTCATTGACTCACAGATGAGGAAGCTGGTGGACAAGCAAGAGGAGTGGTTGGACAAACTCACGAAGACACTGGaacagaaagaaaaggagagggtGCTAAGAGAAGAAGAGTGGAGGAGACAAGAAGCTGTAAGGTTGGAGAGGGAACACAAATTTTGGGCTAAAGAGAGAGCATGGATTGAAGCCAGGGATGCTGCTTTAATGGAGGCTTTACAAAAACTAACAGGAAATGAGATGATAAAGAGTACTCAATCTCCTGAGGGTGTAATGGTAACTGGAATTCAGAACCACAGTGAAAACCTGAATGAAGATGGGAGTGAAATACTAAATAGTACCACTGCCAGAGGTGCTGAAAGCTGGCCAGAATCTGAGATTACCAGGCTTCAGCAGTTGAGAGCTGAGATGGAGACAAGGTATATGCAAAGTGGGTGTTCGGAAGAGTTTATGTGGGAGGAAATAGCAACCAAAATGGCTTGTTTTGGTTACGAAAGGAGTGCTTTAGTGTTCAAAGAGAAATGGGAAAGTACCAGCAACTACGCAAGGAATGCTAAAGATGGAAACAAGAAGCGCAAGGAAGACTCTAGAGGTTGTTTCTACTTCGATAACAGCGAACAGTCTTCCCTGTATAACCAAGGAGGAGCCTATTGTGATATTAATGATCAAAGGCACGAGAGGAGGCTGCAAAATGATGGTTCTTCGCCTTCAAATTCAAATGTTGGAAATGCAGTTGCTGGTGATCACTGCTTTCCCTTCTTGATGACTGAGAGTGCAAATTTGTGGGAGAACTATAGCTTAAAGGTTAGTAAAGCAAGTCAAAACCAGTGA
- the LOC128195520 gene encoding ethylene-responsive transcription factor ERF024-like, which yields MRSSNGTTCAASSTGASNGNTGRHPVYRGVRRRSSGKWVSEIREPRKPNRIWLGTFATPEMAAIAYDVAALALKGKDAELNFPDSASSLPVPASSAARDIQMAAASAAAAVGAANDALSEGSRGGNLSVSMAQEFPGGNLNHFVDDDLIFDMPNILVNMAEGMLLSPPRFDNFSATDYDYMDENPNLWGFPY from the coding sequence ATGCGTTCCAGCAACGGTACCACATGTGCTGCATCAAGCACCGGAGCCTCTAACGGTAACACAGGGCGCCACCCTGTGTACCGTGGAGTGAGGCGTAGGAGCAGTGGAAAATGGGTTTCTGAAATCCGTGAGCCCAGAAAACCTAACAGGATTTGGTTAGGGACATTTGCCACCCCTGAAATGGCGGCTATTGCCTATGACGTGGCAGCGCTTGCTCTTAAGGGGAAGGATGCCGAACTCAACTTCCCTGACTCCGCCTCTTCTCTTCCCGTTCCTGCTTCATCCGCTGCTCGTGACATTCAGATGGCTGCTGCCAGTGCTGCAGCCGCCGTCGGAGCAGCTAATGATGCACTGAGTGAAGGAAGCCGAGGAGGGAATCTTTCGGTTTCAATGGCACAAGAGTTTCCAGGGGGAAACTTAAACCACTTCGTGGATGATGACTTGATCTTTGACATGCCGAATATTCTGGTCAACATGGCTGAAGGAATGCTACTCAGCCCTCCTCGTTTTGACAATTTTTCTGCTACAGATTATGACTACATGGATGAAAATCCTAATCTCTGGGGCTTCCCTTACTAG